CAGGACCTTCAGCGTCGTCTTCGGCGGCCAGTCGGGGAACGGCTCGATCCGGGTGGACGGCATCGGCGCGCTCGGCTCCTCGGTCACCGCCACTCTCGAGTCCGTGCCAGGGTCGGGGCGTACGACGAACGTCTCCGGGCCGACCCAGGTGTGGTCGAACGCCTACACCGTCACCAACGGCAGCGTCACGATCCCCATCGCGAACCAGAACGCCGGCGGCGCCTACCGCCTCGTCCTCACCCCTCGCTGAGCCGCGAGCCGGTGGCCGGGACGCCGCCCCGGCCACCGGGATGTGAAAGGCCGCCGGCACCCCTCGCCGGTGCCGGCGGCCCTGGTCTTCGTCCTCCCTACTCGCGGATCAGGTGGACCAGGGCGCTGGCGTAGTCGCCGGGCGCCAGGTCGGGGAACACGCCGTGGGCGAGCAGGACGGCGCCGTGGTGGATCCGGCCGGTGGACCGGTCGCGGTAACGGGCGCCGGGATCGAGATCGCGCAGCCGCACGCCCGGCTCGGGATGGCCGAAGCGGCGGGAGCGCCGGTGGACGAGCACGGCCGTCTCACTCCCGTCGAGGGCGAGGTACTGCACGGCCGACAGTTCGCGGTCCGGAGGCAGCAGACGGTACTGCCGGCCGTGCTGGACGAGCGGGCGGATCCGCTTGTAGTCGGCGACCAGCTCCGCGGCCCGTTCGAGCTCCGCGTCGCTCCACTCCGTGAGGGCGCCGCCGATGCCCAGCACGCCGGCCATCGCGACGTGGAAGCGGAAGTCCAGCGGCGTCTCCCGGCCGGTGTAGGGGTTGGGACTGTCGGTGACCCAGGCGCCCATCACCCGGGCGGGGTAGAGCTGGGTGAAGCCGTGCTGGATCTCCAGCCGGTCGAGGGCGTCGGTGTCGTCGGAGGCCCACACCTGGTCGGTACGCCGGAGGATGCCGAGGTCGACCCGGCCGCCGCCGCTGCTGCAGGACTCGACCCGCACGTGCGGGTGGGCGGCGCGCAGCCGGTCGAGCACGGCGTACAGGGCGTGGACGTGGCCGGTCCACAGCCGCTCGTCCGGTCCCGCCTCGGTGAAGGGGCGGTTCATGTCCCACTTCAGGAAGTCGACGGCGTTCTTGGCGAGCAGCTCGTCCAGGGTCCTGAACAGCCAGTCGGCCACCTCCGGCCTGCTCAGGTCGAGCACGAGCTGGTTGCGGTGCTCGGTGCGCCGCCGGTGCGGCCGGTGGATGACCCAGTCGGGATGGGCGCGGTACAGGTCGCTGTCCGGGTTGACCATCTCCGGCTCCACCCACAGGCCGAACAGCATGCCCAGCTCGTGCACCCGGTCGATAAGCGGCCCGAGCCCGTCGGGAAAACGGCGCGGGTTGGGGTGCCAGTCGCCGAGCCCCGCCGCGTCGTGCGTGCGGGCGCCGAACCAGCCGTCGTCCACCACGAACAGCTCGACGCCGATCCGCGCGGCCTTCTCCGCCAGCTTGATCTGGCCGTCGAGCGAGACGTCGAAGCC
Above is a genomic segment from Microbispora sp. ZYX-F-249 containing:
- a CDS encoding alpha-galactosidase, whose translation is MIVHDSERRLWVLSGPSSSYVLHLDDHDRLRVLHWGPRLTVAQAASLPLLPRPPFRPVEDAAEGTLDLTATGGLFYGHAAVQVRFADGTRDLELVPTGQRRTDRELVLTFADRHYPLTVECHYGVHEDSDVIERHLVLRNEGEPVTVVRADSATWVLPRMDGYRLSSVRGQWGAETRLHRTMLPYGETVTTSRRGVTSHQANPWAMIDDGTAGEEHGEVYSCALAWSGSWRLTAQRLPTERVTLSAGAGHDSVTRELGVGEELVTPVCAGLYTDGGFGAASRAWHDHQLRHVLPHPGETRPVLYNSWEATGFDVSLDGQIKLAEKAARIGVELFVVDDGWFGARTHDAAGLGDWHPNPRRFPDGLGPLIDRVHELGMLFGLWVEPEMVNPDSDLYRAHPDWVIHRPHRRRTEHRNQLVLDLSRPEVADWLFRTLDELLAKNAVDFLKWDMNRPFTEAGPDERLWTGHVHALYAVLDRLRAAHPHVRVESCSSGGGRVDLGILRRTDQVWASDDTDALDRLEIQHGFTQLYPARVMGAWVTDSPNPYTGRETPLDFRFHVAMAGVLGIGGALTEWSDAELERAAELVADYKRIRPLVQHGRQYRLLPPDRELSAVQYLALDGSETAVLVHRRSRRFGHPEPGVRLRDLDPGARYRDRSTGRIHHGAVLLAHGVFPDLAPGDYASALVHLIRE